CCCGGCGCAATGCTCGATGAGGATGGCCATGAACCGCTCGATCGAGCCGAGGAGCGCTCGGTGGATCATCACGGGCCGCTCCTCTTCGCCGGCCGAGTTCACGAAGTGGAGATCGAACCGCTCCGGCATCGAGAAATCGAGCTGGACGGTGCCGAGCTGCCACTCGCGTCGCATGGCATCGAGGATGCAGAAGTCGATCTTCGGACCGTAGAAGGCGCCGTCGCCGGCGTGGAGCTCATACGCGATGTCCCGATTTTGCAGCACCCGCGCCAGCGTCGATTCCGCACGCTCCCACATCGCATCGCTTCCGGTCGACTTCTCCGGACGCGTGCCGAGATAGATGCGACGCTCGGCGAACCCGAACAGATCGTACGTGCGGAACAGCATGTCGATCACCCGACCGACCTCGCCTTCGATCTGGTCGGGCGTGCAGAAGATATGCGCGTCGTCCTGGGAAAACGATCGCACTCGCGTGAGCCCGGCGGTTACCCCTGATCGCTCGTACCGATGCAGGCGCCCGAAGTCGGCAAGCCGCATCGGTAGGTCACGGTACGATCGCGTCGACATGCCGTAGAGGAGGCAGTGACTGGGGCAATTCATCGGCTTCACCGCCATCGCCCGTTCGTCCGCCTCGGTGAAGTACATGTTGTCGCGATAGTTGTCGTAGTGGCCCGAGCGCTTCCACAGTTCCACGTCGAGCACCTGCGGCGTCAGCACTTCTTGATAACCGAACTGGTCGTACAGACGACGGATGTAGGCGATGAGCTCGTTGTAGACGAGCGCGCCCTTCGGGTGGAAGAACGGACTCGCTGGCGCTTCTGGATGGAAGCTGAACAGGTTCAAATCGCGCCCGAGGCGGCGATGATCGCGACGTTTCGCCTCCTCGAGCATCGCGAGGTGCGCCTTGAGCTCCTTCGGCGATGCGAAAGCGGTTCCGTAGATCCGCTGGAGCATTTCGTTCTTCTCGCTCCCGCGCCAATACGCCCCGGCGACGCTCGTCAACTTGAACGCCTTCAAGCGCCCCGTCGACGGGACGTGCGGCCCTCGGCACAGATCGGTGAAGTCGCCCTGCGCATACAAAGACACGCGATCATCGGCGATGCTCTCGATGATCTCGACCTTGTAGTCCTCGCCGAGCTCGCGGAAGAACGCGACGGCCTCCGGCTTCGACACCTCGCGGCGCTCCACGGCGAGGTTGGCGCCCGC
Above is a window of Deltaproteobacteria bacterium DNA encoding:
- the thrS gene encoding threonine--tRNA ligase — encoded protein: MSAGTIRIAKPTGEFVDVEVGTTAVEALRALGERRLGEAIAAAVDDRVVDLSRPIEGDAAVRPIFPDSREGLEVIRHSTAHLMAHAVKRLFPETQVTIGPVIESGFYYDFKYARPFTPEDLERIEKVMQEIAGANLAVERREVSKPEAVAFFRELGEDYKVEIIESIADDRVSLYAQGDFTDLCRGPHVPSTGRLKAFKLTSVAGAYWRGSEKNEMLQRIYGTAFASPKELKAHLAMLEEAKRRDHRRLGRDLNLFSFHPEAPASPFFHPKGALVYNELIAYIRRLYDQFGYQEVLTPQVLDVELWKRSGHYDNYRDNMYFTEADERAMAVKPMNCPSHCLLYGMSTRSYRDLPMRLADFGRLHRYERSGVTAGLTRVRSFSQDDAHIFCTPDQIEGEVGRVIDMLFRTYDLFGFAERRIYLGTRPEKSTGSDAMWERAESTLARVLQNRDIAYELHAGDGAFYGPKIDFCILDAMRREWQLGTVQLDFSMPERFDLHFVNSAGEEERPVMIHRALLGSIERFMAILIEHCAGDFPLWLAPVQMRLVTVTEDQHAYADDVLGRLRAAGLRAEADVRKEKLGYKIREAELQKVPFVLVVGDKEVATGTVAPRRRGAGTLASMAVAELIEVAMAEIRPVMGGGVP